One genomic segment of Misgurnus anguillicaudatus chromosome 23, ASM2758022v2, whole genome shotgun sequence includes these proteins:
- the ier5 gene encoding immediate early response gene 5 protein yields MEYKVEAHRIMSISLGKIYNSRVQRGGIKLHKNLLVSLVLRSARQVYLSDYYSGACLNAQNEAKEWDLMDSEREKFPPASEECEPAERPEETRQNDEPQINETVEEKHDNEVKSDVLSEDRNQNLSSNPDNSASSETLSAADIIKQSQTTPSDNTQGESREPQKTHVCLNRKRSAEESKSDDAPQKRTKVTSSSASEGDEGEKMETGNVSNLITIFGSGFSGLLSKDAAKPEAEADDSDSGSGQICCDQMLKNLNPWSTAIVAF; encoded by the coding sequence ATGGAATACAAAGTAGAAGCCCATCGGATTATGAGTATTTCCTTGGGGAAAATCTACAACTCTCGCGTACAACGAGGCGGCATTAAATTGCACAAAAACCTCCTGGTTTCCTTGGTCCTTCGCAGCGCGCGCCAGGTTTACCTGAGCGACTACTACAGCGGCGCGTGTCTGAACGCACAGAACGAGGCAAAGGAATGGGACCTTATGGACTCAGAGCGGGAGAAATTCCCGCCCGCATCGGAGGAATGTGAGCCGGCAGAGAGACCAGAGGAAACCAGACAAAACGACGAGCCTCAGATAAACGAAACGGTTGAGGAAAAACACGACAATGAGGTTAAATCGGACGTTTTATCTGAAGATCGAAACCAAAACTTATCATCAAACCCGGATAACAGCGCTTCATCTGAAACGTTATCGGCGGCTGATATCATCAAGCAAAGCCAGACAACTCCCTCAGACAATACGCAAGGGGAATCACGCGAACCGCAGAAAACGCACGTTTGTTTAAACAGGAAAAGAAGCGCGGAAGAGTCGAAGTCCGACGACGCGCCTCAGAAACGGACCAAAGTTACTTCCTCAAGCGCGAGCGAGGGCGACGAAGGCGAGAAAATGGAAACGGGCAACGTGTCCAACCTCATAACGATTTTTGGCTCCGGTTTCTCGGGACTTCTCAGCAAGGACGCCGCTAAACCGGAGGCTGAGGCGGACGACAGTGACTCAGGGTCGGGACAAATATGTTGTGACCAAATGCTTAAAAACTTAAACCCGTGGAGTACAGCAATAGTGGCTTTCTGA
- the kiaa1614 gene encoding uncharacterized protein KIAA1614 homolog isoform X1 has protein sequence MEDAVTSEDAEPLFNASRNTDVHPREGPEPKQVDDCHPSSTSPELGSSSAPSSPLNQQTQDSAVSALQSKVKSLSERKVVYTNQDKRVVPGSFMLGYALTDAWGSSSSDDEMEPQKPRTCGSSGAMLASPSGLGEGASRENLSGTQEDQVSPCDRPLMPPKCFWRSSVPETPTGNGPSKMAPKFPRELQRSDSLESHLRRYNHGEVLQTGLWRADSLESVCSGGSSPTLAERVEMNRGLLRQMLQKAQIKNNEGDQSTNPEQRLEDPTRAGGRGVCGVNDSDLDSGISLQGSETSQRAFVLADDLPLSPRHEQAKRLLERARMKARSNPLKADHTILPVQRDSLELLSWVGVHQAGKECVASGNLSDSSSSDSAGGNRRRHGHSPTRVRFEDESEKDAEVRYLERLRQRRRAGERAQGLLVSKPNLSSYIGGQAETGYDSGSIFGKAKTRKSLVNGHHQSPNRQCNSCGTFLHEFPGASLNSNTLSLPPTNGEAEGKKIPCWVAPTLPNRLVRIEQIKETYIGTPSPVIVQIDETHCSPVDNANVRGTLQRLKKKVRKLESKQEPPDHEKLSINGTQMCLSNGLITLPQNPYATTDRCSPTSINKGLVAPPLPPKGETPFSHPQPIPPPLQPKKSALKSSSKSHSGGQRTVTLASSPEYRVVHLDSSEVGGAVESCRQEHPSAGLGYWEDRSVMVNPGPLCRTSPVMCAGNVPVQGEEWSQTKDVETHGALGSDATSSSAESTQTRLNDGHVRGPIKSVHQRATSPNLLHVGTDAEHREGRPKLSLRRFFSAMGLNSAGLLGKGRSSSMDQLSLHPKPSPNTNPNSGPASPSTSPSPTHRHQLKKAPSLQTIRLGSPFLQLRRSSSAQNLQIPKKKTDRSSAYSPVEQPCSPLLTRNLQRALSVEDVGRPSAVRSVGRVAQAFPDGTILLELSRPPNGPFGFLISRGKGRSDSGVYVEGMGDSNTEKLYAGLLGVGDEILEVNGEKVAGLSLDLVTRLMTQNSTASIRVLRHRRLQR, from the exons ATGGAGGACGCAGTCACATCTGAGGATGCCGAACCTCTCTTTAATGCCTCCCGAAACACTGACGTCCACCCCAGGGAGGGACCAGAACCCAAACAGGTAGATGATTGCCATCCCTCTAGCACCAGCCCAGAGCTTGGCTCCTCGTCTGCCCCATCGTCTCCTCTTAATCAGCAAACCCAAGACTCTGCGGTATCGGCTCTCCAGTCCAAGGTCAAATCTCTTTCTGAGCGCAAAGTTGTTTATACAAACCAAGACAAGAGGGTTGTGCCGGGATCATTCATGTTGGGATATGCTCTCACTGACGCTTGGGGCTCTAGTAGCAGCGATGATGAGATGGAACCCCAAAAACCTCGGACATGTGGCTCCTCTGGGGCCATGCTGGCATCTCCAAGTGGACTCGGAGAAGGGGCGAGTCGGGAAAACCTCTCTGGAACTCAAGAGGACCAGGTTTCACCATGTGATAGGCCGTTGATGCCTCCTAAGTGCTTTTGGAGGTCTAGTGTGCCAGAGACACCAACTGGAAATGGCCCCTCCAAAATGGCCCCCAAGTTTCCGAGGGAACTGCAAAGATCTGACAGCTTGGAAAGCCACCTTCGCAGATACAATCACGGCGAGGTGCTGCAGACCGGACTCTGGCGGGCCGACAGTTTGGAGAGCGTGTGTAGCGGCGGGAGCTCGCCGACGCTGGCTGAAAGGGTCGAGATGAACCGTGGCCTTCTCAGACAGATGCTGCAGAAAGCCCAGATCAAAAACAATGAAGGTGACCAGTCAACAAACCCAGAACAGCGATTAGAGGACCCGACCCGTGCTGGCGGGAGAG GTGTTTGTGGCGTGAATGATAGTGATTTGGATTCTGGGATATCTCTTCAAGGCAGCGAGACCAGTCAAAG GGCCTTTGTGTTGGCTGACGACCTTCCGCTGAGCCCTCGGCACGAGCAGGCCAAGCGACTGCTAGAAAGAGCGCGTATGAAGGCCCGGTCCAATCCTCTCAAAGCCGACCACACCATCCTGCCCGTCCAGAGGGACAGCct GGAGCTGCTGTCCTGGGTTGGCGTACACCAGGCGGGGAAGGAGTGCGTGGCCTCGGGCAACCTCAGCGACTCCTCCAGCAGCGACTCTGCGGGCGGAAACAGGCGAAGACATGGCCACTCCCCCACACGCGTTCGCTTCGAAGACGAATCGGAGAAGGACGCAGAAGTGCGCTACCTGGAACGACTGCGCCAGCGACGCAGGGCCGGAGAAAGAGCCCAGGGGTTGCTGGTGTCCAAACCCAACTTATCTTCTTACATCGGTGGACAAGCGGAGACCGGATATGACTCGGGTTCGATATTCGGGAAGGCCAAAACCAGGAAAAGTTTGGTGAACGGTCATCACCAAAGTCCCAACAGGCAATGCAACTCCTGCGGGACGTTTCTGCACGAGTTCCCCGGAGCTAGCTTGAACTCGAACACTCTGTCGTTACCACCGACAAACGGTGAAGCTGAAGGGAAGAAGATACCGTGTTGGGTGGCTCCCACCCTCCCCAATCGTCTGGTTCGAATTGAACAGATTAAGGAGACGTACATCGGAACGCCGAGTCCCGTCATCGTACAGATTGACGAAACGCACTGCAGTCCTGTGGATAACGCAAACGTAAGAGGAACGTTGCAGAGGCTGAAAAAAAAGGTCAGGAAACTAGAAAGCAAGCAAGAACCTCCGGACCACGAAAAACTTTCAATCAATGGAACTCAAATGTGTTTGTCGAATGGACTCATAACATTACCGCAAAATCCCTACGCCACAACAGACAGGTGCAGCCCCACATCCATCAACAAAGGCTTGGTGGCTCCTCCGTTGCCTCCAAAAGGAGAAACACCCTTCAGTCATCCCCAGCCGATCCCTCCACCTCTCCAACCTAAAAAATCCGCTCTGAAATCAAGCTCCAAGAGTCATTCCGGCGGACAGCGGACAGTCACTCTCGCGTCTTCGCCGGAGTACCGTGTCGTACACCTGGACTCCTCAGAAGTAGGGGGCGCTGTGGAGAGCTGTCGGCAGGAGCACCCCTCCGCTGGGTTGGGTTATTGGGAGGACAGGTCTGTAATGGTAAACCCTGGACCTTTGTGCAGAACGAGCCCGGTTATGTGTGCCGGAAACGTACCCGTACAAGGGGAGGAATGGTCACAGACTAAAG ATGTTGAGACTCATGGAGCGTTGGGATCTGATGCAACATCCAGCAGTGCTGAATCAACCCAAACTCGTCTGAATGATGGACATGTCAGAGGACCAATCAAATCAGTGCATCAGAGAGCCACCAGCCCAAACCTTTTACA TGTGGGGACGGACGCAGAGCACCGGGAGGGTCGACCCAAACTATCCCTGCGGCGCTTCTTCTCGGCCATGGGACTGAACAGCGCCGGGTTGCTCGGAAAGGGACGTTCAAGCAGCATGGATCAACTCAGCCTGCACCCTAAACCTAGCCCGAACACGAACCCAAACTCGGGACCCGCATCACCCTCAACGTCCCCCAGTCCCACACATAGACACCAGCTGAAGAAAGCACCTTCACTACAGACCATCCGCCTG GGGTCTCCATTTCTTCAACTGAGAAGATCCTCGTCAGCTCAAAACCTCCAGATCCCCAAGAAGAAAACGGATAGATCTTCAGCATACAGTCCAGTGGAACAGCCCTGCAGTCCTTTACTCACCAG GAACCTCCAGCGTGCATTGAGTGTCGAGGACGTGGGACGGCCCAGCGCAGTGCGATCGGTGGGTCGTGTGGCTCAGGCCTTCCCGGACGGCACAATCCTGCTTGAGCTCTCCAGACCTCCAAACGGTCCCTTTGGCTTTCTCATCTCACGAGGAAAAGGCAGGTCGGACTCAG GGGTGTATGTTGAAGGGATGGGCGACAGCAACACTGAGAAGCTCTACGCGGGTTTGCTTGGGGTCGGGGACGAGATTCTGGAGGTGAATGGGGAGAAGGTGGCTGGACTGAGTTTGGACCTGGTGACCCGTTTGATGACTCAAAACAGCACCGCGTCCATCCGTGTGCTCCGGCACAGACGACTCCAGCGCTAA
- the stx6 gene encoding syntaxin-6: MSMEDPFFVVKGEVQKAVNNAQGLYQRWMELSQDPGGATKEEVDWTTNELRNSLRSIEWDLEDLDETISIVESNPKKFNLDMMELAKRKAFITSTRQTVKELKDHMTSPAGISVSEKKNRQTLMGDAGSRGPIWQPSSDKYTRLDNELQSANSQFIDDQQNQQQIIAEKQDEQLELVSGTIGVLKNMSQRIGQELDEQAVMLDDFSHEMDNTHSRMDNVMKKLAKVSHMTSDRRQWCAIGILVAILFVVIILLIVL; the protein is encoded by the exons ATGTCGATGGAAGATCCGTTTTTTGTGGTGAAAGG GGAGGTGCAGAAGGCCGTGAACAACGCTCAAGGGCTTTACCAAAGATGGATGGAGTTATCACAGGACCCGGGTGGTGCCACCAAGGAGGAAGTTGACTGGACCACCAATGAGCTGCGAAACAGCTTGAGGTCCATTGAATGGGACCTGGAGGATCTGGATGAGACCATC AGTATTGTGGAGTCTAATCCAAAGAAGTTCAATCTGGATATGATGGAGCTGGCCAAGAGAAAAGCTTTCATTACTAGTACACGGCAAACAGTCAAG GAACTGAAAGACCACATGACTAGTCCAGCAGGCATTTCGGTGTCAGAGAAGAAGAATCGACAG ACTTTGATGGGGGACGCTGGGTCCCGTGGCCCAATCTGGCAACCTAGTAGTGATAAGTACACTAGACTTGATAATGAGCTGCAGTCTGCAAACTCCCAGTTCATTGATGATCAACAGAATCAGCAACAG ATCATTGCGGAAAAGCAAGACGAGCAATTAGAGCTGGTGTCAGGAACCATCGGCGTCCTGAAGAACATGTCTCAAAGGATCGGTCAAGAACTAGATGAGCAGGCTGT GATGCTAGATGACTTTTCACACGAGATGGACAACACTCACTCTAGGATGGATAATGTTATGAAGAAACTGGCTAAGGTTTCTCACATGACCAGTG ATCGAAGACAGTGGTGTGCTATCGGCATTCTGGTGGCTATCCTTTTTGTTGTGATAATCCTCCTCATTGTTCTGTGA
- the kiaa1614 gene encoding uncharacterized protein KIAA1614 homolog isoform X2 translates to MEDAVTSEDAEPLFNASRNTDVHPREGPEPKQVDDCHPSSTSPELGSSSAPSSPLNQQTQDSAVSALQSKVKSLSERKVVYTNQDKRVVPGSFMLGYALTDAWGSSSSDDEMEPQKPRTCGSSGAMLASPSGLGEGASRENLSGTQEDQVSPCDRPLMPPKCFWRSSVPETPTGNGPSKMAPKFPRELQRSDSLESHLRRYNHGEVLQTGLWRADSLESVCSGGSSPTLAERVEMNRGLLRQMLQKAQIKNNEGDQSTNPEQRLEDPTRAGGRGVCGVNDSDLDSGISLQGSETSQRAFVLADDLPLSPRHEQAKRLLERARMKARSNPLKADHTILPVQRDSLELLSWVGVHQAGKECVASGNLSDSSSSDSAGGNRRRHGHSPTRVRFEDESEKDAEVRYLERLRQRRRAGERAQGLLVSKPNLSSYIGGQAETGYDSGSIFGKAKTRKSLVNGHHQSPNRQCNSCGTFLHEFPGASLNSNTLSLPPTNGEAEGKKIPCWVAPTLPNRLVRIEQIKETYIGTPSPVIVQIDETHCSPVDNANVRGTLQRLKKKVRKLESKQEPPDHEKLSINGTQMCLSNGLITLPQNPYATTDRCSPTSINKGLVAPPLPPKGETPFSHPQPIPPPLQPKKSALKSSSKSHSGGQRTVTLASSPEYRVVHLDSSEVGGAVESCRQEHPSAGLGYWEDRSVMVNPGPLCRTSPVMCAGNVPVQGEEWSQTKDVETHGALGSDATSSSAESTQTRLNDGHVRGPIKSVHQRATSPNLLHVGTDAEHREGRPKLSLRRFFSAMGLNSAGLLGKGRSSSMDQLSLHPKPSPNTNPNSGPASPSTSPSPTHRHQLKKAPSLQTIRLGSPFLQLRRSSSAQNLQIPKKKTDRSSAYSPVEQPCSPLLTRNLQRALSVEDVGRPSAVRSVGRVAQAFPDGTILLELSRPPNGPFGFLISRGKGRSDSG, encoded by the exons ATGGAGGACGCAGTCACATCTGAGGATGCCGAACCTCTCTTTAATGCCTCCCGAAACACTGACGTCCACCCCAGGGAGGGACCAGAACCCAAACAGGTAGATGATTGCCATCCCTCTAGCACCAGCCCAGAGCTTGGCTCCTCGTCTGCCCCATCGTCTCCTCTTAATCAGCAAACCCAAGACTCTGCGGTATCGGCTCTCCAGTCCAAGGTCAAATCTCTTTCTGAGCGCAAAGTTGTTTATACAAACCAAGACAAGAGGGTTGTGCCGGGATCATTCATGTTGGGATATGCTCTCACTGACGCTTGGGGCTCTAGTAGCAGCGATGATGAGATGGAACCCCAAAAACCTCGGACATGTGGCTCCTCTGGGGCCATGCTGGCATCTCCAAGTGGACTCGGAGAAGGGGCGAGTCGGGAAAACCTCTCTGGAACTCAAGAGGACCAGGTTTCACCATGTGATAGGCCGTTGATGCCTCCTAAGTGCTTTTGGAGGTCTAGTGTGCCAGAGACACCAACTGGAAATGGCCCCTCCAAAATGGCCCCCAAGTTTCCGAGGGAACTGCAAAGATCTGACAGCTTGGAAAGCCACCTTCGCAGATACAATCACGGCGAGGTGCTGCAGACCGGACTCTGGCGGGCCGACAGTTTGGAGAGCGTGTGTAGCGGCGGGAGCTCGCCGACGCTGGCTGAAAGGGTCGAGATGAACCGTGGCCTTCTCAGACAGATGCTGCAGAAAGCCCAGATCAAAAACAATGAAGGTGACCAGTCAACAAACCCAGAACAGCGATTAGAGGACCCGACCCGTGCTGGCGGGAGAG GTGTTTGTGGCGTGAATGATAGTGATTTGGATTCTGGGATATCTCTTCAAGGCAGCGAGACCAGTCAAAG GGCCTTTGTGTTGGCTGACGACCTTCCGCTGAGCCCTCGGCACGAGCAGGCCAAGCGACTGCTAGAAAGAGCGCGTATGAAGGCCCGGTCCAATCCTCTCAAAGCCGACCACACCATCCTGCCCGTCCAGAGGGACAGCct GGAGCTGCTGTCCTGGGTTGGCGTACACCAGGCGGGGAAGGAGTGCGTGGCCTCGGGCAACCTCAGCGACTCCTCCAGCAGCGACTCTGCGGGCGGAAACAGGCGAAGACATGGCCACTCCCCCACACGCGTTCGCTTCGAAGACGAATCGGAGAAGGACGCAGAAGTGCGCTACCTGGAACGACTGCGCCAGCGACGCAGGGCCGGAGAAAGAGCCCAGGGGTTGCTGGTGTCCAAACCCAACTTATCTTCTTACATCGGTGGACAAGCGGAGACCGGATATGACTCGGGTTCGATATTCGGGAAGGCCAAAACCAGGAAAAGTTTGGTGAACGGTCATCACCAAAGTCCCAACAGGCAATGCAACTCCTGCGGGACGTTTCTGCACGAGTTCCCCGGAGCTAGCTTGAACTCGAACACTCTGTCGTTACCACCGACAAACGGTGAAGCTGAAGGGAAGAAGATACCGTGTTGGGTGGCTCCCACCCTCCCCAATCGTCTGGTTCGAATTGAACAGATTAAGGAGACGTACATCGGAACGCCGAGTCCCGTCATCGTACAGATTGACGAAACGCACTGCAGTCCTGTGGATAACGCAAACGTAAGAGGAACGTTGCAGAGGCTGAAAAAAAAGGTCAGGAAACTAGAAAGCAAGCAAGAACCTCCGGACCACGAAAAACTTTCAATCAATGGAACTCAAATGTGTTTGTCGAATGGACTCATAACATTACCGCAAAATCCCTACGCCACAACAGACAGGTGCAGCCCCACATCCATCAACAAAGGCTTGGTGGCTCCTCCGTTGCCTCCAAAAGGAGAAACACCCTTCAGTCATCCCCAGCCGATCCCTCCACCTCTCCAACCTAAAAAATCCGCTCTGAAATCAAGCTCCAAGAGTCATTCCGGCGGACAGCGGACAGTCACTCTCGCGTCTTCGCCGGAGTACCGTGTCGTACACCTGGACTCCTCAGAAGTAGGGGGCGCTGTGGAGAGCTGTCGGCAGGAGCACCCCTCCGCTGGGTTGGGTTATTGGGAGGACAGGTCTGTAATGGTAAACCCTGGACCTTTGTGCAGAACGAGCCCGGTTATGTGTGCCGGAAACGTACCCGTACAAGGGGAGGAATGGTCACAGACTAAAG ATGTTGAGACTCATGGAGCGTTGGGATCTGATGCAACATCCAGCAGTGCTGAATCAACCCAAACTCGTCTGAATGATGGACATGTCAGAGGACCAATCAAATCAGTGCATCAGAGAGCCACCAGCCCAAACCTTTTACA TGTGGGGACGGACGCAGAGCACCGGGAGGGTCGACCCAAACTATCCCTGCGGCGCTTCTTCTCGGCCATGGGACTGAACAGCGCCGGGTTGCTCGGAAAGGGACGTTCAAGCAGCATGGATCAACTCAGCCTGCACCCTAAACCTAGCCCGAACACGAACCCAAACTCGGGACCCGCATCACCCTCAACGTCCCCCAGTCCCACACATAGACACCAGCTGAAGAAAGCACCTTCACTACAGACCATCCGCCTG GGGTCTCCATTTCTTCAACTGAGAAGATCCTCGTCAGCTCAAAACCTCCAGATCCCCAAGAAGAAAACGGATAGATCTTCAGCATACAGTCCAGTGGAACAGCCCTGCAGTCCTTTACTCACCAG GAACCTCCAGCGTGCATTGAGTGTCGAGGACGTGGGACGGCCCAGCGCAGTGCGATCGGTGGGTCGTGTGGCTCAGGCCTTCCCGGACGGCACAATCCTGCTTGAGCTCTCCAGACCTCCAAACGGTCCCTTTGGCTTTCTCATCTCACGAGGAAAAGGCAGGTCGGACTCAG GCTGA